One window of the Oceanicaulis sp. genome contains the following:
- a CDS encoding phytanoyl-CoA dioxygenase family protein: protein MTRFDGPWFDAPLARYDAERARLASEGVSDAVLKAAADLREDGLHVFDPGLPEDAIEAAAKVTAGLAGRWRRAQDLWRREPAVRRLAVHPELLAFLSAVFGRAAAPFQTLNFPVGTGQRPHADTFHFSTEPGGFMCGVWIALEDVGEDQGALVYYPGSQRLAEIDGRALAGRGGAAAYPDLVAERLEEAGLTPRRAPLKKGQAVIWAAGLVHGGGAITRDGASRLSQVTHYYFEDCVYTVPQYRDRPDRGVYVRQPFDLARGRFLPNRFHGAPVRPAMRALAGAWADRIARRVRFFG from the coding sequence ATGACCCGATTCGACGGCCCCTGGTTCGACGCACCGCTCGCCCGGTACGACGCCGAGCGCGCCCGCCTCGCCTCCGAAGGCGTGAGCGACGCGGTGCTGAAGGCGGCGGCGGATCTGCGCGAGGACGGCCTGCACGTCTTCGATCCGGGCCTGCCCGAAGACGCGATCGAGGCCGCGGCGAAGGTCACTGCCGGCCTCGCAGGGCGCTGGCGGCGGGCGCAGGATCTTTGGCGGCGCGAGCCTGCGGTGCGCAGGCTGGCCGTTCATCCCGAGCTTCTGGCGTTCCTGTCGGCGGTCTTCGGCAGGGCGGCCGCGCCGTTCCAGACGCTGAACTTCCCCGTCGGCACGGGCCAGCGCCCGCACGCGGACACGTTTCATTTCTCCACCGAGCCGGGCGGGTTCATGTGCGGGGTCTGGATCGCGCTCGAAGACGTCGGCGAAGACCAGGGCGCGCTCGTCTACTATCCAGGCAGCCAGCGGCTCGCCGAGATCGACGGCCGGGCGCTGGCGGGACGGGGCGGGGCGGCCGCCTATCCCGATCTCGTCGCCGAACGGCTGGAGGAGGCGGGTCTGACCCCGCGCCGCGCGCCGCTGAAGAAAGGCCAGGCGGTCATCTGGGCGGCGGGCCTGGTGCATGGCGGCGGCGCGATCACCAGGGACGGGGCGAGCCGGCTCAGCCAGGTCACGCACTATTACTTCGAAGACTGCGTCTACACCGTGCCGCAATATCGCGACCGGCCGGACAGGGGCGTGTATGTCCGCCAGCCCTTCGACCTCGCCCGCGGGCGATTCCTGCCAAACCGCTTTCACGGCGCGCCGGTGCGTCCCGCGATGCGCGCTCTGGCCGGCGCCTGGGCGGATCGGATCGCCCGCCGGGTGCGGTTTTTCGGCTAG